One Micromonospora sp. FIMYZ51 genomic window carries:
- a CDS encoding helix-turn-helix domain-containing protein: MGSAEVSPQMAFARFVRQAIDEAREERGWTVSDLATHTGVGRSTVFRWLAGDWHDYPELAKVRGFCAALELPVAAAFRALGLPDAGAGPLRRGDDSPVEADVRVILQRLADPTVPAEEKHHIRDLLRYLARRPIRRAG, from the coding sequence ATGGGATCGGCAGAGGTTTCGCCACAGATGGCATTCGCGCGCTTCGTGCGCCAGGCCATCGACGAGGCCCGTGAAGAGCGTGGCTGGACGGTCAGCGACCTGGCGACGCACACCGGTGTCGGTCGTTCCACCGTCTTCCGCTGGCTCGCCGGCGACTGGCACGACTATCCCGAGCTGGCCAAGGTCCGCGGCTTCTGTGCCGCGCTGGAGCTGCCGGTGGCCGCCGCCTTCCGCGCGCTCGGCCTGCCCGACGCCGGGGCAGGGCCGCTGCGGCGTGGCGACGACAGCCCGGTCGAAGCGGACGTTCGGGTGATCCTGCAACGGCTGGCGGATCCGACCGTGCCGGCCGAGGAGAAGCATCACATCCGCGACCTGCTGCGCTACCTCGCCCGCCGCCCGATCCGCCGCGCCGGCTGA
- a CDS encoding SAM-dependent methyltransferase translates to MPESLDSALAEVRSMLLGSALTRAVAAGRRRGQRPSVVRAELRSVALKAGPRLQIATSDGARPYTRNLAPGPEAVAAVEALLAEPFGNWHVETADRTLQLRVTKSGEAQVHRTAATRPATAPTGHDRAKEYLLDPGDPIFAEIGGSAAKRRQVDAFLRALAATLPDEPARNLSGPLRVVDLGCGNAYLTFAAYRYLAQLGLDVELVGVDVRDDQRRRNTELAERLGWADRVRFVAGTIADAVVEPAPDLVLALHACDTATDEALARAVHWGARWVLAAPCCHHDIAAQLRARPAPGAYELLTRQGILRERFADVLTDALRAALLRLHGYRAEVVEFVDSAHTPRNLLIRARRTEAAPTDRQRTEYRELVGQWQLTPRLESLLDRSDLAG, encoded by the coding sequence ATGCCCGAATCCTTGGACTCGGCCCTGGCCGAGGTGCGCTCGATGCTGCTCGGTTCCGCGCTGACCCGGGCCGTGGCCGCGGGTCGGCGGCGCGGCCAGCGCCCGTCGGTGGTCCGGGCCGAACTGCGGTCGGTCGCGTTGAAGGCCGGTCCGCGACTACAGATCGCCACCTCGGACGGTGCCCGGCCGTACACCCGCAACCTCGCACCCGGTCCCGAGGCGGTCGCGGCGGTCGAGGCGCTGCTCGCCGAGCCGTTCGGCAACTGGCACGTGGAGACCGCCGACCGCACCTTGCAACTGCGGGTCACCAAGTCGGGCGAGGCACAGGTGCACCGGACGGCCGCCACTCGCCCGGCCACTGCACCGACCGGACACGACCGGGCCAAGGAGTACCTGCTCGACCCCGGCGACCCGATCTTCGCCGAGATCGGCGGGTCGGCGGCGAAGCGGCGGCAGGTCGACGCGTTCCTGCGGGCGTTGGCGGCCACCCTGCCGGACGAGCCGGCCCGCAACCTGAGCGGCCCGCTGCGCGTGGTGGACCTGGGCTGCGGAAACGCGTACCTGACCTTCGCCGCGTACCGCTATCTCGCGCAGCTTGGCCTCGACGTCGAGTTGGTCGGCGTGGATGTCCGCGACGACCAGCGCCGCCGCAACACCGAGCTGGCCGAGCGGTTGGGGTGGGCCGACCGGGTACGGTTCGTGGCCGGCACCATCGCCGACGCCGTGGTCGAGCCGGCCCCCGACCTGGTGCTCGCGTTGCACGCCTGCGACACCGCCACCGACGAGGCGTTGGCCCGAGCGGTGCACTGGGGTGCCCGCTGGGTACTCGCCGCGCCCTGCTGCCACCACGACATCGCCGCGCAGTTGCGCGCCCGACCGGCGCCCGGAGCGTACGAGCTGCTCACCCGGCAGGGCATCCTCCGCGAGCGCTTCGCGGACGTCCTCACCGACGCGCTGCGCGCCGCACTGTTGCGGTTGCACGGCTACCGGGCCGAGGTGGTCGAGTTCGTCGACTCCGCACACACCCCACGCAACCTGCTGATCCGGGCCCGGCGTACGGAGGCCGCGCCCACGGACCGACAGCGCACGGAGTACCGCGAGCTGGTCGGGCAGTGGCAGCTCACTCCCCGGCTGGAGAGCCTGCTCGACCGGTCCGACCTGGCCGGGTGA